In Synergistaceae bacterium, one genomic interval encodes:
- a CDS encoding transposase family protein, with amino-acid sequence LFHSDRGTQYTSDEFQQLLDSINFSQSLSNTACPYDNAVVESKKRK; translated from the coding sequence TATTATTTCATTCTGATCGTGGAACACAATATACTTCTGATGAATTCCAACAATTACTCGATAGCATAAATTTTTCACAATCGCTCTCAAATACTGCTTGTCCATATGATAATGCAGTTGTAGAGTCAAAAAAGAGAAAATAA